A stretch of Imperialibacter roseus DNA encodes these proteins:
- a CDS encoding DegT/DnrJ/EryC1/StrS family aminotransferase, with product MTETSEKIWLSSPHMGTTELMYVQEAFDTNWIAPLGPHVRAFETELKRLTGRYATSLSSGTAAIHLALIIAGVTNKDEVICQSFTFCGTSHPVLYLGATPIFVDSEEETWNMDPQLLEEAILDRIKLGKKPKAIIYVHLYGMPAKVEAIKAVAEKYEIFLIEDAAEAVGSSYMGQPAGSLGDISVLSFNGNKIITTGGGGALLSAKLDLVSKATFLATQARDHAPHYEHSEVGYNYRLSNVSAAIGRGQIDVLPERIRQRRDNYKFYQRELDGNPGIVFLPEPEGHFSNRWLTTVLIDAAKAEGVTREEVRLALARENIESRPMWKPMHLQPIYKGAPAYLNGVSEQLFENGLCLPSGSNLTLAQLERVVNGVKAVFNLVSKNT from the coding sequence ATGACAGAGACCAGCGAGAAAATTTGGCTTTCATCGCCCCACATGGGTACGACCGAATTGATGTATGTACAGGAAGCTTTTGATACGAACTGGATTGCCCCGCTCGGCCCGCATGTGCGTGCCTTTGAAACCGAATTAAAACGACTTACGGGCAGGTATGCCACTTCACTTAGCTCCGGGACAGCTGCTATTCATTTGGCGTTGATTATCGCTGGGGTTACAAACAAAGATGAAGTCATCTGTCAGTCTTTTACCTTTTGCGGGACGTCGCACCCTGTCCTGTACCTGGGAGCTACACCCATTTTCGTTGACAGCGAGGAGGAAACCTGGAACATGGATCCTCAGTTGTTGGAGGAAGCTATTCTGGACAGAATCAAGCTTGGTAAGAAGCCAAAAGCCATTATTTACGTACACCTGTATGGCATGCCTGCAAAGGTGGAGGCCATTAAAGCGGTGGCCGAAAAATATGAGATTTTCCTTATTGAAGATGCGGCCGAAGCTGTTGGCTCCTCCTACATGGGCCAGCCTGCTGGTAGCCTGGGCGACATCAGCGTATTGTCTTTTAACGGGAATAAAATTATTACCACAGGAGGGGGTGGAGCTTTATTGTCCGCAAAGCTGGATTTAGTTAGCAAAGCTACCTTTCTCGCCACACAGGCCAGAGATCACGCCCCTCACTACGAACACAGCGAGGTAGGGTACAACTATCGGCTTAGTAATGTGTCCGCTGCTATCGGCAGAGGGCAAATAGATGTGTTGCCAGAGCGAATCAGGCAGAGAAGGGATAACTATAAGTTTTACCAAAGAGAGCTTGATGGAAACCCTGGAATAGTATTTCTTCCGGAGCCGGAAGGGCATTTTTCGAACCGGTGGTTAACCACTGTGCTCATTGATGCCGCCAAAGCAGAGGGTGTCACCAGAGAAGAGGTCAGGCTGGCTTTGGCAAGGGAGAATATTGAGAGCCGCCCCATGTGGAAGCCCATGCATTTGCAGCCGATTTACAAAGGCGCACCTGCTTACCTGAATGGCGTATCAGAGCAGTTGTTTGAAAACGGACTATGTCTTCCTTCCGGATCGAACTTAACGCTGGCCCAGTTAGAGAGGGTCGTCAACGGGGTGAAAGCAGTTTTTAATCTTGTGTCCAAGAACACCTGA
- a CDS encoding YdcF family protein, whose product MKDLFMYFIHPVFISILLLLLGVFFRFNRKKKNAWLSFSLAAVLFFSVSTSFLPNYLIRQLEITYPVCEPGQLTLSDEPIPIIVLGAGYGHNEALPPLNRLNTTTLGRLVEAVRIYQQLPNAKVAGSAGLIYQKISQAQAIAEGALALGVSPSDTLQIRGALNTWEEAGKCAARFGKGSRVVIATDAIHMPRAMMLFEAKGLQPIAAPTNHLIKTEISLTLFDFLPSTASLRKTELVMHEYLGMLWAKWVLL is encoded by the coding sequence ATGAAAGACTTATTCATGTATTTCATCCACCCCGTCTTCATCTCCATCCTACTCCTGCTTCTGGGAGTTTTTTTTCGTTTCAATAGGAAAAAGAAAAATGCGTGGCTGAGCTTTTCCCTGGCAGCAGTTCTTTTCTTCTCCGTGTCCACCTCCTTCCTGCCCAACTACCTCATCCGTCAGCTTGAAATCACCTACCCGGTATGTGAGCCGGGTCAGCTCACGCTCTCTGATGAACCGATACCTATCATTGTGCTGGGAGCGGGCTACGGACACAATGAAGCATTGCCTCCTTTAAATCGTCTGAATACAACTACTTTGGGCAGGCTGGTAGAAGCCGTGCGCATTTACCAACAGTTACCTAATGCCAAAGTAGCAGGCTCGGCCGGTCTGATCTATCAAAAGATCAGCCAGGCCCAAGCCATAGCCGAGGGGGCGCTTGCCTTAGGTGTTTCACCATCGGATACGTTACAAATCAGAGGAGCCCTCAATACCTGGGAAGAGGCTGGGAAATGTGCAGCTCGCTTTGGCAAAGGCAGTAGGGTAGTCATAGCCACCGACGCCATTCATATGCCCCGTGCCATGATGCTTTTCGAGGCCAAAGGCCTGCAACCCATCGCTGCCCCCACCAATCACCTCATCAAAACAGAAATCTCCCTCACGCTCTTTGATTTTTTACCCTCCACCGCCAGCCTGAGGAAAACTGAACTCGTGATGCATGAGTACCTGGGCATGCTCTGGGCGAAGTGGGTTTTGTTGTAG
- a CDS encoding T9SS type A sorting domain-containing protein: MFKNLLTVSLLLFLHLESNSQLLTYQDMEKANEAAFSPSGTYVVTLFGSTAKIYEKNEFYDWVALDSIEGINATSLKVFDEYIIFGSPLDNTDSSGTGTIVQGAGAIFVYNFTNGVVSFHQKITASDRKAQMLFGSDFDLEGSMLAVGAPRITSQNYSDRTEKEAVYVFQLDPVSELFNETAKIANPDSLLSGAATFYLDNQFGANIDITENELYVGASRFNQGQGKIYVYAYDSPTNFTIGSNNILGYGGGVIAYDDALLIYKNASKVNLAKKNLEGAWDITPGVTLPSNVAFTYNDGFISFTDGSYDSLLRYQRNIDDTFSKVSSGYLEYYLSGGSNIRKVVSSGDNAIAFTYNNYEVFFFDNNPCINPKAVELQAKNQTYTTATLKWEVCDPSLIASYEVNIQGIGIFNVAPTQDSLVVDGLTAATVYTWQVTSLDQNDNSLAVSDYSAFITRGDCGAPSYLNESFVSTDSVVLQWTNLLPQETNGFEVSFKGQVYPAATNKITFYGLTLNETITWQVRSNCTSGFVTDWRSSTFKVNNQGCVAPANFIVTDVTLVDGGSQVTASFSWDGVNAKNAVNPYTFELNDDYYSVSTEGQQGIVNQRYVYNLDPGRPYTAKVRANCYNGNSSPWSTRSFNTPGTGCATPANLTVTELPYAYIIDWGDVNTTRKNGSFRVSINGTFQFVNESEITINKSTLFAGTTYTIEVVSVCYNGSFTSAATTSFTTTGTSCVAPTNLMNPEIGDTTATVSWDKTVGGVFKNPVENYELYINNGIGTHLLPPTLNVVSIDSLLAAKGDTLHLSPGTTYDWKVRAKCAVGGTLTAWSNDFFTTTGIGCITPINLVVTSENDTSAVISWDRVNAVKEYQYYMQGKGTFSVVDTFAIVGGLKPGTTYSWKVRASCVTGGSLTDWSLPSTLTTTGTGCIPPTGLNVTGITNTSITISWDSNPAAIGYDYYIPVQGIATTTDTFAIVTGLDPGSTINYAVRSVCLGSSKTGWATGTTNTTGSSLCIAPVGLSYNYANPTSTFGWSPVGAAGAKYQVYIGKIGYTSVISTNSYVTNSIPNGTNGNWCVRTYCPGGVLSGWSVFTPYSSARTVEEIDVFSIMTVEDMIEADEQLLSYQEPEEDAYLDQLTLYPNPAKGHLNIGLSDANEVIRQIKVFEIGGKDISGTLFFTSPTQIDVSEVVNGVYIVRVVTDKRTYIARFIK, from the coding sequence ATGTTTAAAAATTTACTCACAGTGAGTTTGTTATTGTTCCTTCATTTGGAATCTAACTCACAACTTCTCACTTATCAGGACATGGAAAAAGCAAATGAAGCTGCTTTCAGTCCCTCAGGAACTTATGTGGTTACTTTATTTGGTAGTACCGCCAAGATTTATGAAAAAAACGAATTTTATGATTGGGTAGCTCTAGATTCGATAGAGGGCATCAATGCAACCTCGCTGAAAGTTTTTGACGAGTATATTATTTTTGGTTCTCCCTTAGATAATACTGATTCCAGCGGTACGGGTACAATTGTACAAGGTGCAGGTGCTATATTTGTCTACAACTTTACCAATGGAGTAGTCAGCTTCCACCAGAAAATTACTGCAAGTGACCGTAAAGCCCAAATGCTGTTTGGATCCGATTTTGATCTTGAAGGATCAATGCTAGCAGTAGGAGCACCGAGAATTACCTCTCAAAATTACAGCGATCGCACAGAAAAAGAAGCTGTTTATGTTTTCCAATTGGATCCAGTATCTGAACTATTTAATGAAACTGCCAAGATTGCTAATCCAGATTCTTTGCTATCAGGAGCTGCAACGTTTTATCTTGATAATCAATTTGGTGCAAATATCGATATTACAGAAAACGAGCTTTATGTAGGAGCTTCTCGATTTAATCAGGGTCAAGGAAAAATTTACGTTTACGCCTACGACAGCCCAACAAATTTTACCATTGGATCAAATAATATTTTGGGTTATGGTGGAGGTGTTATTGCCTATGATGATGCTTTATTAATATATAAAAATGCATCAAAGGTCAATTTGGCTAAAAAGAACCTAGAGGGAGCCTGGGACATCACCCCTGGCGTAACACTGCCTTCAAACGTTGCCTTTACCTACAACGACGGATTTATTTCCTTTACAGACGGGTCCTATGACTCCTTGCTCAGGTACCAACGCAACATTGACGACACTTTTTCAAAAGTATCATCAGGATATTTAGAATATTATCTGTCCGGGGGGAGTAATATAAGAAAAGTGGTCTCTAGCGGGGACAATGCTATTGCTTTTACATATAATAATTACGAGGTTTTTTTCTTCGATAATAATCCATGCATCAATCCAAAGGCTGTTGAGCTGCAAGCAAAGAATCAAACATATACAACGGCAACGCTGAAATGGGAAGTATGCGATCCGAGCCTGATTGCGTCATACGAAGTAAATATTCAAGGCATAGGCATTTTTAACGTAGCGCCGACACAAGACAGCCTGGTAGTTGATGGCTTGACAGCTGCCACTGTTTACACCTGGCAGGTCACAAGCCTTGACCAGAATGACAATAGTCTGGCAGTCTCTGATTACAGTGCATTTATCACCAGAGGAGATTGTGGTGCCCCATCCTATTTGAATGAGAGTTTCGTATCAACAGACAGCGTTGTCTTGCAATGGACCAATTTACTACCCCAAGAAACGAATGGCTTTGAAGTCTCTTTCAAGGGCCAGGTTTACCCTGCCGCTACTAATAAAATCACTTTTTACGGGCTCACACTAAATGAGACCATCACCTGGCAAGTAAGAAGTAATTGTACTTCTGGATTTGTCACTGATTGGAGATCAAGTACATTCAAAGTAAATAACCAAGGATGCGTTGCACCTGCTAATTTTATAGTAACAGATGTGACGTTGGTTGATGGAGGATCTCAGGTAACAGCATCTTTCAGTTGGGACGGCGTTAATGCTAAAAATGCTGTCAATCCGTACACTTTTGAACTGAATGATGATTATTATTCTGTCAGCACAGAAGGACAGCAGGGTATCGTCAATCAAAGATATGTATATAATCTTGATCCTGGCAGGCCTTATACTGCCAAGGTACGTGCCAACTGCTACAATGGAAATAGTAGCCCCTGGTCAACTAGAAGCTTCAATACTCCGGGTACCGGCTGCGCTACACCCGCAAATTTGACTGTAACTGAATTACCCTATGCTTACATCATTGACTGGGGGGACGTCAACACGACAAGAAAGAATGGGAGTTTCAGAGTATCAATCAATGGTACTTTTCAGTTTGTCAATGAATCTGAAATCACAATCAACAAATCAACATTGTTTGCAGGTACGACTTACACCATAGAAGTTGTATCAGTTTGTTACAACGGCTCTTTTACAAGCGCAGCAACAACTTCCTTCACAACAACAGGTACTTCCTGCGTGGCACCAACTAATCTGATGAACCCTGAAATAGGCGACACAACAGCTACTGTCTCCTGGGACAAAACGGTTGGTGGTGTGTTTAAAAACCCTGTCGAAAACTATGAGTTGTATATTAATAATGGCATCGGCACTCACTTGCTTCCCCCTACTCTAAACGTGGTTTCTATTGATAGTTTACTTGCTGCAAAAGGCGACACCCTCCACTTATCGCCCGGAACAACTTATGACTGGAAAGTAAGAGCGAAGTGTGCTGTTGGAGGAACGCTAACAGCCTGGTCCAACGACTTTTTTACCACTACAGGCATAGGTTGTATTACACCAATTAACCTGGTGGTGACTAGTGAAAATGATACTTCTGCGGTCATATCATGGGATCGTGTAAATGCGGTCAAAGAATATCAATACTACATGCAAGGAAAAGGAACCTTTTCGGTTGTCGACACTTTTGCCATCGTTGGGGGGCTAAAACCAGGCACTACCTACAGCTGGAAAGTGAGGGCCTCGTGTGTTACTGGAGGAAGCTTAACAGATTGGTCATTGCCCTCCACATTGACAACCACCGGAACGGGCTGCATTCCGCCGACAGGGTTAAATGTTACAGGAATAACAAATACGTCAATCACTATTTCATGGGATTCTAATCCGGCGGCTATCGGTTATGACTACTATATCCCAGTACAGGGCATTGCTACTACAACGGACACTTTTGCCATAGTCACTGGGCTGGATCCAGGGTCAACAATCAACTATGCTGTTCGGAGTGTTTGTTTGGGTAGCAGCAAAACAGGTTGGGCCACTGGTACGACTAATACAACCGGCTCATCTCTATGTATTGCACCTGTTGGACTATCATATAATTACGCTAACCCAACCAGTACTTTTGGTTGGAGTCCGGTTGGTGCGGCTGGAGCCAAGTATCAGGTATATATTGGCAAAATTGGTTATACAAGTGTAATAAGCACCAATTCCTATGTTACGAATTCAATACCTAATGGCACAAATGGAAATTGGTGCGTAAGGACTTACTGCCCAGGCGGAGTATTATCTGGCTGGTCGGTTTTTACTCCGTATTCAAGTGCTCGAACGGTTGAAGAGATTGATGTTTTTTCAATAATGACAGTGGAAGATATGATTGAAGCTGACGAACAACTGCTTTCTTACCAGGAACCGGAAGAAGATGCTTACTTAGATCAGTTGACATTATATCCCAATCCTGCAAAGGGGCACCTGAATATCGGACTTAGCGACGCCAACGAAGTTATCCGTCAAATCAAGGTGTTTGAAATTGGGGGAAAAGACATTTCCGGAACACTTTTCTTTACATCGCCTACTCAAATTGATGTCTCGGAAGTCGTCAATGGCGTGTATATTGTAAGAGTAGTGACTGACAAACGCACCTATATTGCCCGATTCATAAAGTAA
- a CDS encoding MBOAT family O-acyltransferase has protein sequence MLFNSFHFVYFFLAITAFYYLLSYKYRWVLLLIGSYYFYMNWKPVYALLILFSTFTTYLAALGIQSSERATRRKLYLYLSVLINFSILFVFKYFNFINQSVYEGLTALHIRWPVPDLNLLLPVGISFYTFQAVGYSVDVYRGEIKAEKHFGIYALFVSFFPQLVAGPIERAKNLLPQFRSKVIFDVGNISSGMQKALWGFFIKLVIADRAAIYVDAIYNHVEFHTSLSFVLATFIFAIQIYCDFAGYSLIAIGCAEILGFSLMTNFRRPYFAPTITDFWRRWHISLSTWFKDYVYIPLGGNRKGSARTYFNLFLTFVISGLWHGANWTFVVWGALHGFYQVVEKFFKTNIPSKRPVLRFIYYMIAMGLVMIAWVFFRANSISDASTIFGSFLQPKTSVFLDKTTLFYLFIGIFILIGVEAIQEFSPGYCRPGNNSFLSGLLRIYAFPY, from the coding sequence ATGCTATTTAACTCCTTCCACTTCGTCTATTTTTTCCTGGCGATCACTGCCTTCTATTATTTGCTTTCATACAAGTACAGGTGGGTGCTCCTCTTAATTGGAAGCTATTACTTTTACATGAACTGGAAGCCCGTTTATGCGCTACTGATTCTTTTTTCAACCTTTACAACCTACTTGGCAGCACTGGGTATACAAAGTTCAGAAAGGGCTACTCGGCGGAAACTCTATCTATACCTGAGTGTGTTGATCAACTTTTCTATCCTCTTTGTTTTCAAGTATTTCAATTTTATCAACCAATCTGTTTATGAGGGTTTAACGGCACTGCACATAAGATGGCCGGTTCCTGACCTCAACCTTCTTTTGCCAGTCGGTATTTCTTTCTACACCTTTCAAGCTGTAGGCTATAGCGTTGATGTATACAGAGGTGAAATTAAAGCGGAAAAGCACTTTGGTATTTATGCCCTGTTTGTTTCATTTTTCCCTCAGCTGGTGGCAGGACCTATTGAGAGGGCAAAAAATTTATTGCCTCAATTCAGGTCGAAGGTAATTTTTGACGTCGGTAATATTTCCTCAGGCATGCAAAAGGCACTTTGGGGCTTTTTTATCAAGCTGGTCATCGCTGATAGGGCCGCCATTTATGTAGATGCTATTTACAATCATGTGGAATTTCATACCAGCCTGAGTTTTGTACTGGCTACGTTCATATTTGCCATTCAAATCTACTGTGACTTTGCAGGCTACTCCCTGATCGCCATCGGCTGCGCAGAAATATTGGGATTCTCACTGATGACCAATTTTCGGAGACCGTATTTTGCACCTACTATTACGGATTTCTGGAGAAGGTGGCATATCTCTTTGTCTACCTGGTTCAAAGATTACGTCTATATCCCGTTGGGTGGAAATAGAAAAGGAAGTGCCCGCACTTACTTCAATTTATTTTTGACATTTGTCATTAGTGGGCTATGGCATGGTGCCAACTGGACCTTTGTCGTTTGGGGTGCCCTTCATGGCTTTTATCAGGTAGTAGAAAAGTTTTTCAAGACCAATATTCCTTCAAAAAGGCCTGTGCTGCGATTCATATATTATATGATAGCAATGGGACTTGTGATGATTGCTTGGGTATTTTTTAGGGCCAATTCCATTAGTGATGCGTCCACTATTTTCGGAAGTTTTCTTCAGCCGAAGACTTCCGTCTTTCTGGACAAAACAACTCTCTTTTATTTGTTTATCGGTATATTTATCCTGATTGGGGTTGAGGCGATCCAGGAGTTTTCCCCCGGCTACTGTCGGCCTGGAAACAATTCTTTCCTGTCCGGTTTGTTGCGTATATATGCATTTCCGTACTAA
- a CDS encoding acetyltransferase: MKKVIIIGAGGHAAEIDEYIQFANQAASSEGWEVVGFLDDNPDSFKRYAFSAPFLGGIGEHKVLSDVEYIMGIANLAYRGPIIEMFVAAGARFATLIHPGTYVSKSAVIGQGVVIAPNVNIGPNVKIGDFTLLNARCSIGHDSELGRYNFICPNVSLSGFTKVGDENLFGVNSATIPGIQVGSKNKIAAGMVLDKDIADDAVVFFRQKERVMAIPKGSAT, from the coding sequence ATGAAAAAAGTCATTATCATAGGAGCAGGCGGCCATGCCGCTGAAATCGATGAGTATATCCAGTTTGCCAATCAGGCTGCCTCATCAGAGGGCTGGGAAGTGGTAGGATTTCTGGACGACAATCCGGATAGCTTCAAACGTTATGCTTTTTCTGCACCTTTCTTAGGGGGCATTGGCGAGCATAAGGTACTTTCTGACGTAGAATATATTATGGGTATTGCCAACTTGGCCTATCGAGGACCCATCATAGAGATGTTTGTGGCAGCCGGGGCTCGGTTCGCTACGCTAATACATCCCGGCACGTATGTTTCCAAAAGTGCTGTCATCGGACAGGGGGTGGTGATTGCACCTAACGTCAATATCGGTCCCAATGTAAAAATTGGTGATTTTACTTTACTCAATGCCCGTTGTAGCATTGGCCACGACTCGGAGCTGGGGCGTTACAACTTTATCTGTCCCAACGTATCATTGTCAGGCTTCACCAAAGTGGGTGACGAAAACCTGTTTGGCGTCAATAGCGCCACTATCCCTGGGATACAGGTCGGGAGCAAAAATAAAATTGCCGCAGGCATGGTACTGGACAAGGATATAGCCGACGATGCGGTTGTGTTTTTCCGCCAAAAGGAAAGGGTGATGGCGATACCCAAGGGGTCAGCCACCTAA
- a CDS encoding SDR family NAD(P)-dependent oxidoreductase: MDSPFSLKNRTIVVTGASSGIGRQCAITCSDLGATVVLIGRNEERLSETLNLMDRPHNHLVIAADLTDNDLLKSITQQITEAKGKLHGIIHAAGISTTLPLRMINEDKLDHFFHTNVSSAILLTKLLVKPSVVSEEGMSVVFITSVMATVGEAGKTLYSMSKGALLAASRSMALELAPKKIRVNCVSPGVVETPMSQKAVYSQDESARNKIIDMHPLGLGEPQDVANTCAFLVSSGGKWITGANIAVDGGYTAR; encoded by the coding sequence GTGGACTCTCCCTTCTCTCTGAAAAATAGAACCATTGTGGTTACCGGGGCTTCCTCCGGGATTGGTCGGCAGTGCGCCATTACCTGTAGTGATCTTGGAGCAACGGTCGTTCTGATAGGGAGAAACGAAGAACGGCTGTCGGAAACCCTGAACCTGATGGATAGGCCCCATAATCACCTTGTGATTGCTGCCGATCTTACGGACAACGACTTGCTGAAATCTATAACTCAGCAAATCACTGAAGCAAAAGGTAAATTGCACGGAATCATCCATGCAGCCGGCATTTCGACTACACTACCTCTCAGAATGATCAACGAAGACAAACTGGATCACTTCTTCCATACCAATGTATCGTCAGCCATCCTGCTCACCAAATTATTGGTGAAGCCATCTGTTGTGAGTGAGGAGGGTATGAGCGTGGTGTTCATTACGTCGGTGATGGCTACAGTGGGAGAGGCTGGTAAAACGTTGTACAGCATGAGCAAGGGAGCCTTGCTGGCGGCCAGCCGGTCTATGGCATTGGAGTTAGCACCTAAGAAGATAAGAGTTAATTGTGTGTCGCCGGGGGTAGTAGAAACCCCGATGTCCCAAAAGGCAGTATATAGCCAGGATGAGTCAGCCAGGAATAAGATAATAGATATGCATCCTCTTGGCTTGGGTGAGCCGCAGGATGTAGCCAATACCTGTGCATTTTTGGTTTCGAGCGGAGGAAAGTGGATCACCGGTGCCAATATTGCCGTAGACGGAGGCTATACAGCCAGATAA
- a CDS encoding 3-oxoacyl-ACP synthase III family protein, with the protein MPLLTYQNIGISGLVAAVPRNTIKNLEYTENFSAAEAAEIVEKTGIVERRFAEPGTCASDLCQAAAERLINGMGISKEDIDLLVFVSQTPDYRMPATSVLLQERLGLSKQTMAFDINLGCSAFVYGMSVVYALMQQQGMRKALLLDGETRSRVYSAKDRKVAYLFGDGGVAALIERDDRFGDSFFSLNSDGSREDLIKVDAGGYRNPSSAETVKENIVDEHGNIRTAEQGYMNGADVFNFVIREIPQDLKRLSEFAQTDMSTLDYYVFHQANSYMNNYLGKKLKLDPEKVPVCLHRFGNTSSVSIPLTIATELHGKLTKRKKMLLSGFGVGMSWASAIVNMENCYTTDLVEI; encoded by the coding sequence ATGCCCTTACTTACTTACCAAAACATAGGAATCAGTGGTTTGGTGGCTGCTGTGCCACGCAATACCATCAAGAATCTGGAATACACTGAAAATTTCTCTGCTGCTGAAGCAGCTGAGATCGTGGAAAAAACCGGTATTGTGGAGCGCAGGTTTGCGGAGCCGGGCACTTGTGCCTCCGACCTATGCCAGGCGGCAGCGGAGCGCCTCATAAACGGTATGGGTATCAGCAAAGAGGATATTGACTTATTGGTCTTCGTTTCTCAAACACCGGATTATCGCATGCCGGCTACGTCGGTGCTGCTCCAGGAGCGCTTAGGGCTCTCTAAGCAAACGATGGCTTTTGATATTAATCTGGGTTGCTCAGCCTTCGTTTATGGTATGTCTGTGGTATATGCATTGATGCAACAGCAAGGCATGCGAAAGGCCCTTCTGCTGGATGGCGAAACCCGGAGCAGGGTGTACTCGGCCAAAGACCGCAAAGTGGCCTACCTGTTTGGCGATGGTGGGGTGGCGGCCCTTATCGAAAGGGACGACCGCTTTGGTGATAGCTTTTTCTCCCTCAACTCCGACGGTTCCCGTGAAGACCTGATCAAGGTAGATGCCGGTGGCTATCGAAATCCCAGCAGCGCTGAAACGGTCAAAGAGAACATCGTAGATGAACATGGCAATATCCGTACGGCAGAGCAGGGTTATATGAATGGTGCTGATGTCTTTAATTTCGTCATCAGAGAAATCCCTCAAGACCTGAAGCGATTATCAGAGTTTGCGCAAACCGACATGAGTACCCTGGACTACTACGTCTTCCATCAAGCCAACAGCTATATGAACAACTATCTGGGCAAAAAGCTCAAACTGGATCCGGAAAAGGTACCTGTTTGCCTGCACAGGTTTGGTAATACCTCTTCTGTCTCCATTCCGTTGACTATCGCTACAGAGCTGCATGGCAAACTTACGAAAAGAAAGAAAATGCTGCTGTCCGGCTTTGGTGTAGGCATGTCCTGGGCCAGCGCCATTGTAAACATGGAGAATTGTTATACCACAGACTTGGTGGAAATTTAA
- a CDS encoding acyl carrier protein, with translation MENFIEKFKEILEIDDREVKPSDSFKKFEEWDSLSRLSLIAMLDEEYGVQIEEDEFSEINTVQELIDAVKEKSK, from the coding sequence ATGGAAAATTTTATCGAAAAGTTCAAAGAGATTCTGGAAATTGATGACAGGGAGGTGAAGCCTTCTGACAGTTTCAAGAAGTTTGAAGAATGGGACTCTCTCAGCCGATTGTCATTAATTGCTATGCTTGACGAGGAATATGGTGTGCAAATCGAAGAGGACGAGTTCAGTGAAATCAATACTGTGCAGGAATTAATCGACGCCGTGAAGGAAAAGAGTAAGTAG
- a CDS encoding methyltransferase domain-containing protein has protein sequence MQQVNLYPFVRSIASYVLPAKLLKRPGSGGTFSSKYCYTVWLRHLVLLSKSGLLKDVSKIKKIAEIGPGDSLGVGIAGLLTGAEEYYAFDVIEHANRERNIQIASELTGYFKERMDLPHKEHEFRNTHPLLDDYSFPSYIFDDSSTIETLEKREQGIKMALSDEESETKIEYVPHWYEKESNLQGELDLIYSQAVMEHVDDVSHAYSRMYDWLKPGGIISHEIDFKTHEMTKEWNGHWYIDKRTWKFLLNGRKYSINRLPFSAHLIEMEKAGFVIKYVLPFQMENAFGDRLPKVPNVNFTKEDMTIASALIQAVKPD, from the coding sequence ATGCAACAAGTAAACCTCTATCCCTTTGTCAGGAGTATTGCCAGTTATGTTCTGCCTGCGAAACTACTCAAAAGACCCGGTTCGGGGGGGACTTTCTCGTCGAAGTATTGCTACACTGTTTGGTTGCGTCATTTGGTACTTCTTAGCAAAAGCGGACTTTTGAAAGATGTGTCCAAAATTAAAAAAATAGCAGAGATTGGCCCGGGCGATTCTTTGGGTGTAGGTATTGCGGGACTCTTGACCGGAGCGGAGGAGTATTATGCCTTCGACGTTATTGAGCATGCCAACCGGGAAAGAAATATTCAAATAGCCTCTGAATTGACCGGCTATTTCAAAGAACGAATGGATTTGCCGCACAAGGAACATGAGTTTAGGAATACTCATCCACTTTTGGATGACTATTCTTTCCCGAGCTATATTTTTGATGATAGCTCGACCATAGAGACCCTCGAAAAAAGAGAGCAGGGTATAAAAATGGCGCTATCGGATGAAGAATCTGAAACAAAAATAGAGTATGTTCCTCACTGGTACGAGAAAGAATCCAACCTTCAGGGAGAACTTGACCTGATTTATTCTCAGGCAGTAATGGAGCATGTTGATGATGTTAGCCATGCATATAGTCGAATGTATGACTGGCTGAAGCCCGGGGGAATTATTTCTCATGAAATTGACTTTAAAACCCATGAGATGACCAAAGAGTGGAATGGCCATTGGTATATAGACAAGCGCACCTGGAAATTTCTTTTGAACGGTCGCAAGTACTCTATCAACAGGCTTCCATTCTCAGCTCACCTGATTGAAATGGAGAAGGCTGGTTTTGTGATCAAATATGTTTTGCCCTTTCAAATGGAAAACGCTTTTGGCGATAGGTTGCCAAAAGTGCCTAATGTCAATTTTACAAAAGAAGATATGACAATAGCATCGGCCTTAATACAGGCTGTTAAGCCTGACTAG